TCAATTCGCCTTTTTTACCTAAGTATTTAACTCTTAAGTTTTCAATTTGCTGTAAACTATCAGCTGACAGAATTTCTTTTTGTGCATCTTCATAAAGCTTGCGCAACAATTCTTCCATCTTTAAACCAACCCCTCTTTTGGTGTATTAGTTAAAATAAAAAATCCTCCGTCAATAGGACGAAGAATCCGCGGTACCACCTAAATTAGCATTTTATAAAAAATGCTCACTCATTTGGATAACGGTATGACCGGCAATGCCTACTATTAGTTCAGCACGCTGCTCCGGAGGGAACTTTCCATTATCTACCTAACGATAACACTCTCAGTCTACGGTGTTATCTCCCTGTGATTTTCGATAATGTACTTTACTCCTTCATAGCATTTTGAAATATTTTTTTAAGATTATACCATCCTAATTATTTTTTATCAACCTCTGCCTTTGAGATTCGTATAAAAATATACTAGCAGCGATTGAAACATTTAAAGACTCTGCCTCCCCTGTCATAGGTATTTTCACAAAGTCATCAACCAGATCTACAACACTGACACCTTTTGCTTCATTTCCCAAAACAAAAGCTATTTTATCCGAAATATTGCATTCATGAACTAATTTTTGAGCTTTTAAGTGAGTTGCAAAAACTTTTATTCCTCTTCGCTTAAGTTTTAACAAAATTTGTGAAGTAGTAGCTATGACAGGAATGTGAAAAATAGAACCCATAGAGGCTCTTAAAACCTTTGGATTAAAAATATCCACACAGTTGTTTATAGTAAAAATAGCACTAACCCCAAACGCATCAGCCGTACGTATTATAGTACCTAAATTTCCTGGGTCTTGAATATTGTCTGCTATAACATATACACCCTTTTCTTTTATATACGTATTTTCTTCATATTTTGGTATTTTTATAATCGCCATCACCATTTGTGGAGTTACTGTATCACTTAGTTTCTTAAAGATTCTTTCAGTAGTATGTGCAATTTCAAAATCACCTTTGGGAATATCTATTTTAACCCCTTCCCCCATAACTATGTACTCTATTTCAAAGTCACTTTTTAAAGCCTCCAATACACTTGTAGTACCCTCTACAAAAAACAGTCCTTCTTCGTATCGGCCCTTTTTGTCTTTTAGCTTTTTTATTTTTTTTATAAGGTCATTGTTTTCACTCGTAATTAACATTTCAACCACTCTTTTACAAAATTAGTTAAAGCAAAAGGCCATACAAACTGGCCTTATGCGTTTAACTGCTGCTTAGCTATATTTACTAATTCTGCAAAGGCTTTTTCGTCGTTTATCGCCATTTCTGAAAGCATCTTCCTGTTAATTTCTATTCCAGCCTTTTTAAGCCCATTTATAAACCTGCTGTAGGAAATTCCGTGGGCTCTTGCAGCAGCATTTATTCTTGTTATCCAAAGCTTTCTAAAATCTCTCTTTCTTAATTTTCTGCCAATATAAGCATACATTAAAGATTTCATTACTGCTTGATTGGCAACTCTAAAAAGCTTGCTCTTAGCTCCAAAATAACCTTTTGCAAGCTTCAATATTTTCTTGCGTCTTCTCCTCGTCACTTTCCCAAATTTTACTCTAGCCATTTTAAAAACCTCCTAATCTATTATGAATAAGGTAATAAGCGTTTGATATTTTTAGCATCCGCACCTATCAAATAAGTAGCTTTTCTCAATCTTCTTTTTCTTTTTGCATTTTTATGTGTCAAAAGGTGACTTTTATAAGCTCTCGACCTTTTAACTTTTCCTGACT
The sequence above is a segment of the Thermoanaerobacter ethanolicus JW 200 genome. Coding sequences within it:
- the rplT gene encoding 50S ribosomal protein L20; the encoded protein is MARVKFGKVTRRRRKKILKLAKGYFGAKSKLFRVANQAVMKSLMYAYIGRKLRKRDFRKLWITRINAAARAHGISYSRFINGLKKAGIEINRKMLSEMAINDEKAFAELVNIAKQQLNA
- a CDS encoding TrmH family RNA methyltransferase — protein: MLITSENNDLIKKIKKLKDKKGRYEEGLFFVEGTTSVLEALKSDFEIEYIVMGEGVKIDIPKGDFEIAHTTERIFKKLSDTVTPQMVMAIIKIPKYEENTYIKEKGVYVIADNIQDPGNLGTIIRTADAFGVSAIFTINNCVDIFNPKVLRASMGSIFHIPVIATTSQILLKLKRRGIKVFATHLKAQKLVHECNISDKIAFVLGNEAKGVSVVDLVDDFVKIPMTGEAESLNVSIAASIFLYESQRQRLIKNN
- the rpmI gene encoding 50S ribosomal protein L35, with the protein product MPKMKTHRGAAKRFKVLKSGKVKRSRAYKSHLLTHKNAKRKRRLRKATYLIGADAKNIKRLLPYS